The nucleotide sequence GTATAACTGCTTTTTTCTCATTTTTATATACAGTTTAAATTATTATCGCCTTGAGTTAGATATTAAAGATGCAATACCAAATTCAACTAATAGCATTGGAAATATATATACAGCATAGACATCTGTTTTTATATAGAATTTTCCATTAAATCACTCCAAATTCTTAGTCAGGTTTTTATCGATTATAGACGTGCCATCTTATTTGTAAAAACATTTCAGTTTGTAAACTTTCAAAAAATTATTTATCAAAATAAATATTAACTAAATCTTTTAGTATTATATAGGGCTCTTTGATATATATTTAAAGGAAATTGAGAAATCCGTAACAATTCAATAGCGTTACGGGTATCAGCTTTACCTTCTTTAATCTTATAATCAAAGTAAATATGATTTTCTTCTATGGATTCATTGAAGTGATAATTTTTATAATTACCTTCTAAATATTTTGCTAATTCAATATCATGAGTAGCTGCTATCACTTTATAATTTTCATAAGTATTTAGATAACTTAGTACGGACTCAGAAGCAGCAATACGCTCAACGGTATTTGTACCTTTGAAAATTTCATCAATAAAACAATATATTGCGTTTTTACTCTTCGTATTTAACAATCGATGAATAGATTTTAGTTCTGCCATAAAATAACTATCTCCTGATAAAACGTCATCTTTATTAGCCATGGATGTATAAACTTCTCCAGGATGATAAATAAAGGAGTCTGCTGTAACAGTGTTTAATGTTTGAGCGAGAATAAGATTACTTGCTACTGCTTTCATAAAAGTTGATTTACCAGATGCATTTGATCCAGTTAATAATATATTATTATTTACTTTTAAGCTATTTGATACTGCATTTTCGAGTAAAGGATGTACTAAATTTTCAAAGTCTATTTCTTTCTTTTCTACAGTAATAGTTGGTTCACAATAATTATCTAATGTCTGTCTATACATTGCTAATGAATAGTGATTATCTAGAGTACTTATATAGTCGTAACAAGTCAGTAATTCTTCTTGATATTTGGAGTATGTAGATTGAATTTTATGAAAGAAAAAGTAATCTAACATAAACACTTTTTTAAAGAACATGATAAAGGCGCCACCTATATTTTGTTCATCTGCTTTTCCAAGAAAGCCACTCAATAATCGAACTATATTAAAATGTCTAAAGTTTACATTTGTTTTTGGAGTATTTTCCAAACGATTCAGTAGATAACTTTGCTTAAGCACTTTAGCAGTATAAAAAAGCGATTTTAAATCTTGATTATAATTTCTTTTTAAAACTGCAGATAAAATAAAATTAAGTAATACAGAGAAAAACAATGTAAAGACGCCTATAGCTGGATTAATAAGAATAATAATGATACTCAATAACGGTAAAAATGGACATAACATAAATAACGTATTTTTATTAGCAGGTTTGATTTGATCAGGAAAAATGGGATAAACTACTTTTCCTATTAAAGCAAGGTGATAGGAAACTTCTTTTCTAAATCGTTCATTATTCGTAAAGAGATTTAAAAGATTATGATGTTCAATGTGAAACATATTTCTCAATGTAGCATACCACCTCATTTCACCAATAGCCGTAAAATTAAAGTTACTTTGGTGAAATAGAGCGTCAAAGTTTAAATCAGACCACGTTTTATCATCTACTAGAAAGTTAAAATTGTTATTTCGTCGAAGTTTAAATTGATAATTAAATCGCGAATTAGGACGTATAAATTCTTCTAATGCTTTCTTCTCTTTCCATAAATTATCTATTTTAGAAATCAAATGTTTTTTGTTTAAAAAAGAAGATATCATACTTGTAACTATAGTTAATAGAACTATTCCTAATACAAGATATATGTATACTTGATAACTATTCATAATAATCCTTCCCATATTTAAATTCATTTAATTTTAAACTTCATATTATCATTCAACAGTATCTCTCTCAATGTTATGAGAATTATATATAAGGATCTATAAAAGTTGTGGTAAATGAATCACCTATACAAAAGTACTACCTATAATAGTTAATTATGTTACTTTTCTTTGATTTCATCGTTTATTACCGGCTACTCTAATAGCCGGTTAGGTGCACAAATTCCGGTACAAACTTATCCGAATTTAAGTTTTGATGCTATGACAATCGTTGGGAATCTTAATAAAATTAATGCTCAAAAGCTATCTGAATTCATGAGTACTGAACCACAAATTAGACTTTGGGATATACTACAAACGAAATTTAAAGCTAAAGCGCTGCAGGAAAAAGTTTATATCGAATACGACAAAGTAAAAGCAGATACATGGGATAGACGTAATATGCGTGTTGAATTTAATCCAAATAAACTTACACATGAAGAAATGATTTGGTTAAAACAAAACATCATCGACTATATGGAAGATGACGGTTTTACAAGATTAGACTTAGCCTTTGATTTTGAAGATGATTTAAGCGACTACTATGTAATGTCAGATAAAGCTTTGAAGAAGACTGTATTCTATGGAATTAATGGAATGCCTGAAACAAAATATTTCGGTGTAAGAGATAGTGATAGATTTATTAGAATTTATAATAAAAAGCAAGAGCGTAAAGATAATGCAGATGTTGAAGTTATGTCTAAGCATTTATGGCGTGTAGAAATTGAACTTAAAAGAAATATGGTTGATTATTGGAAAGATTGTTTTAATGATTTACATATTTTGAAACCAGATTATACGATGATTAATAAAACTTCTGAACGTCATACAGTTATGGCTTTACTGTTTGATGAGAGTGAATGGGGAAAATTAAATAGAAATACTAAATATAAATTTAAAAAGATTTTTAAAGAAATATCTCCAATTAATTTAACGGAATTAATGAAATCGACTTTAAGAGAAAATGAAAAACAATTACAAAAGCAAATAGAATTTTGGCAGACAAAAAGTAAGAAGCTATTTTAAAAATGGCTACCATTTGGCTCCCTTTTAGCTCCCAAATGGCTACCTAATAATGTAGCTATTTGGTATCCATTTTTGATTTTAGGTATCCATTTGGGAGACATTTTTGATTTTGGGTAGCTATTCGGTAGCTTTTGTGTAGCCGTTCGGGAGACATATAACAATTTTTATCGCATAAATAGGAATCCCATTTGACACTGTCAAATCAATATTTTGCACAGAAATGGCTACCGAATGGAGACATTTCTGTGCAGGATTCCTCTTATGCTCTTGAATTACCTATAGTGTTATTATACACTATGATTTCGGACTGTTCAACCGCAGTTTTTAAGATTTCAGAAGAGGGGAGCAACGATAAATTTTTCATTTCTTCAATATTTTTATGTCGCTTCTCGTGATTTTTTTCATCGAACTTTTGAAACTTATTTTTACATTTAAAATAAAAAAGAGACTTAGAAAGTCTCTTTAAAATTAAATATGATAATCACCT is from Staphylococcus capitis subsp. capitis and encodes:
- a CDS encoding DNA mismatch repair protein MutS gives rise to the protein MNSYQVYIYLVLGIVLLTIVTSMISSFLNKKHLISKIDNLWKEKKALEEFIRPNSRFNYQFKLRRNNNFNFLVDDKTWSDLNFDALFHQSNFNFTAIGEMRWYATLRNMFHIEHHNLLNLFTNNERFRKEVSYHLALIGKVVYPIFPDQIKPANKNTLFMLCPFLPLLSIIIILINPAIGVFTLFFSVLLNFILSAVLKRNYNQDLKSLFYTAKVLKQSYLLNRLENTPKTNVNFRHFNIVRLLSGFLGKADEQNIGGAFIMFFKKVFMLDYFFFHKIQSTYSKYQEELLTCYDYISTLDNHYSLAMYRQTLDNYCEPTITVEKKEIDFENLVHPLLENAVSNSLKVNNNILLTGSNASGKSTFMKAVASNLILAQTLNTVTADSFIYHPGEVYTSMANKDDVLSGDSYFMAELKSIHRLLNTKSKNAIYCFIDEIFKGTNTVERIAASESVLSYLNTYENYKVIAATHDIELAKYLEGNYKNYHFNESIEENHIYFDYKIKEGKADTRNAIELLRISQFPLNIYQRALYNTKRFS
- a CDS encoding replication initiation factor domain-containing protein, whose product is MISSFITGYSNSRLGAQIPVQTYPNLSFDAMTIVGNLNKINAQKLSEFMSTEPQIRLWDILQTKFKAKALQEKVYIEYDKVKADTWDRRNMRVEFNPNKLTHEEMIWLKQNIIDYMEDDGFTRLDLAFDFEDDLSDYYVMSDKALKKTVFYGINGMPETKYFGVRDSDRFIRIYNKKQERKDNADVEVMSKHLWRVEIELKRNMVDYWKDCFNDLHILKPDYTMINKTSERHTVMALLFDESEWGKLNRNTKYKFKKIFKEISPINLTELMKSTLRENEKQLQKQIEFWQTKSKKLF